In the Clostridia bacterium genome, one interval contains:
- the lysF gene encoding homoaconitase, translating into MAQTIVEKLAQAHLAEGPNRPLRAGDFISIRPTHVMTHDNTSAVLKKFKAIGVKKVLDPRQPVFALDHDIQNTTEENLKKYALIEAFAKEQGIDFYPAGTGIGHQIMVEKGYVLPGSFVVASDSHSNMYGALGAIGTPVVRTDAAAIWATGEFWWQIPRTIQVVLKGKLQPGATGKDVIITLCGLYNKEEVLNAVVEFTGPGVESLSMDERLSISNMTTEWGTLVGWFPADKTTFAWLRQRREALGAAAMGRLDESILSKLEADTPMPDADAAYAARIELDLAAVTPHVSGPDTVQVMASLAEIEKQRIPIHKAYLVSCVNSRLEDLEAAAKVLKGKKIASTVKFYLAAASREIQKSAEASGAWQTLLQAGAQPLPPGCGPCIGLGTGLLEAGEVGISATNRNFKGRMGSRDAKCYLASPAVVAASAVAGYITTDVKVSASELKREYVELAVPAAGGEKVEILEGFPAQVKGRLVFTPQDNLNTDGIYGKDYTYREDMTRNMMAKVVMENYDPQFSERTRAGDVVIGGFNFGTGSSREQAVTALQAKGLPLVVAGSFSQTYLRNAFNNGFLCVECPEFITRLRQVFEKEIAAKEKTIIPEDEVTIDFTTGTITYRGEKFQFPPMGTVPQSLVIAGGVENLVARKLGLSAKA; encoded by the coding sequence ATGGCGCAGACCATCGTTGAGAAACTCGCACAAGCACACCTCGCGGAAGGGCCGAACCGTCCGCTGCGCGCCGGAGATTTCATCTCCATCCGTCCCACCCACGTTATGACGCACGACAACACCTCCGCCGTGCTCAAGAAATTCAAGGCCATCGGCGTCAAGAAGGTGCTTGATCCGCGTCAACCAGTCTTCGCCCTCGATCACGACATACAGAACACGACGGAAGAGAACCTGAAGAAGTACGCCTTGATCGAAGCTTTTGCGAAAGAGCAGGGCATTGACTTCTACCCGGCGGGCACCGGCATCGGCCATCAGATCATGGTGGAAAAAGGCTACGTGCTGCCCGGTTCGTTCGTCGTCGCCTCGGATTCGCACTCGAATATGTATGGCGCGCTTGGCGCGATTGGCACGCCTGTGGTTCGCACCGACGCCGCCGCAATCTGGGCGACCGGTGAATTCTGGTGGCAGATCCCGCGCACGATACAGGTTGTGCTCAAGGGCAAGCTTCAGCCCGGCGCTACCGGCAAAGACGTGATCATCACTCTTTGTGGTCTCTACAACAAAGAAGAAGTGCTGAACGCCGTCGTTGAGTTCACCGGACCCGGCGTCGAGTCGCTCAGCATGGACGAGCGCCTCTCGATCTCCAACATGACGACCGAGTGGGGCACGTTGGTCGGCTGGTTCCCGGCGGACAAGACAACGTTCGCTTGGTTGCGCCAGCGTCGAGAAGCACTGGGCGCGGCTGCCATGGGACGCCTCGATGAGTCGATCCTTTCGAAGCTTGAGGCCGATACGCCCATGCCGGATGCCGATGCCGCCTATGCTGCGCGAATCGAGCTGGACCTTGCGGCTGTCACGCCGCACGTCAGCGGGCCGGATACCGTGCAGGTCATGGCGTCGCTCGCCGAGATCGAGAAGCAGCGCATCCCGATTCACAAGGCGTATCTCGTCTCTTGCGTCAACTCGCGCCTTGAAGATCTGGAAGCCGCGGCAAAGGTGCTCAAGGGCAAGAAGATTGCGTCCACGGTGAAGTTCTATCTCGCCGCAGCTTCGAGAGAAATACAGAAGTCCGCTGAGGCCAGCGGCGCGTGGCAGACTCTGCTGCAAGCCGGTGCGCAGCCATTGCCTCCGGGCTGCGGTCCCTGTATCGGGCTCGGCACAGGACTGCTCGAAGCGGGCGAAGTCGGCATCTCTGCTACGAATCGCAACTTCAAGGGACGCATGGGCTCGCGTGATGCGAAGTGCTATCTCGCGTCGCCCGCTGTCGTCGCAGCCTCGGCCGTTGCCGGATACATCACCACGGACGTCAAGGTGTCGGCCTCCGAGCTGAAGCGCGAATACGTTGAACTCGCAGTGCCCGCAGCCGGCGGCGAGAAGGTCGAGATATTGGAAGGCTTCCCGGCGCAAGTTAAGGGACGCCTCGTGTTCACGCCGCAGGACAACCTCAACACCGACGGCATTTACGGCAAGGACTACACGTACCGAGAGGACATGACGCGCAACATGATGGCCAAGGTCGTCATGGAGAACTACGATCCGCAGTTCTCGGAGCGCACCCGCGCTGGCGATGTCGTGATTGGCGGCTTCAACTTCGGCACCGGCTCCAGCCGTGAACAGGCTGTTACGGCGCTGCAAGCCAAGGGCCTGCCGCTCGTTGTCGCAGGCAGTTTCTCGCAAACGTATCTGCGCAACGCCTTCAACAACGGATTCCTCTGCGTAGAGTGTCCGGAGTTCATCACGCGTCTTCGCCAGGTTTTCGAAAAGGAAATCGCAGCGAAAGAGAAAACCATCATCCCCGAGGACGAGGTCACGATCGACTTCACCACCGGCACCATCACCTATCGCGGCGAGAAGTTCCAGTTCCCGCCGAT
- a CDS encoding MmgE/PrpD family protein, with the protein MSGKENIAKKETITAVMSRWAAGVRYENLSQDAIYQAKRYLLDSVGCALGGYQQHDVTIALEVLNEVATSGPATVIGTGKKMDVVHAALANALMIRCMDYNDIYWKQDPSHPSDIFPAAISCAERAKSDGRELIVGLVLGHEFEQRLCECAFPGIRERGWHHATLTAFASPIVAGRMLHLTWEQIQHAIGISAAARGSFGAVTAGKLTMMKNTVDPMATESGVFAALLAEKGYTGPEHIIDGKEGIVHVFGPEWKLNILTDGLGESWRITQCGMKFFPTEALTHTPISCVLDLVKSNNLKPEQVKEVHIRTTARGADILSDPSKYDPRSKETADHSLPYCIAAAVAERQVTPLQFTMEKIMDPTIRAQLNKVKVVADAEIEKVFPALQRVIVKITTVDGKEYEQQMDFPKGDPRNPLTDREIEEKFHALAEPIMSKTARQRLIDAIWKLENAKSVTEVMELMKADQKAAGAH; encoded by the coding sequence ATGTCCGGTAAGGAAAACATCGCCAAGAAAGAAACCATTACTGCCGTAATGTCCCGCTGGGCAGCGGGCGTTAGGTACGAAAACCTTTCGCAGGATGCCATCTACCAGGCGAAGCGCTACCTGCTTGACTCGGTTGGCTGCGCGCTCGGCGGCTACCAGCAGCACGACGTCACCATCGCGCTTGAGGTCCTCAACGAAGTTGCCACCAGCGGCCCGGCCACCGTTATCGGGACAGGCAAGAAGATGGATGTCGTGCACGCGGCGCTCGCCAACGCGCTCATGATCCGCTGCATGGACTACAACGATATCTACTGGAAGCAGGATCCGTCGCACCCGTCGGACATCTTCCCCGCCGCCATCTCCTGCGCAGAGCGCGCAAAGAGTGACGGTCGCGAACTGATTGTCGGCCTCGTCCTCGGACACGAGTTCGAGCAGCGCCTCTGCGAATGTGCGTTCCCCGGCATCCGCGAGCGCGGCTGGCACCACGCCACGCTGACCGCTTTTGCCTCGCCCATCGTCGCCGGACGGATGCTCCACCTGACGTGGGAACAGATACAGCATGCCATCGGCATTTCTGCGGCCGCACGCGGCAGCTTCGGTGCCGTTACTGCCGGCAAGCTCACGATGATGAAGAACACCGTGGACCCAATGGCGACCGAGAGCGGCGTCTTTGCAGCGCTGTTGGCCGAAAAGGGTTACACCGGCCCCGAGCACATCATCGATGGCAAGGAAGGCATCGTCCACGTCTTTGGTCCCGAGTGGAAGCTGAACATCCTCACCGATGGACTTGGCGAATCGTGGCGCATTACGCAGTGCGGCATGAAGTTCTTCCCGACCGAAGCGTTGACGCACACGCCCATCTCCTGCGTGCTCGATCTGGTCAAGTCGAACAACCTCAAGCCTGAGCAGGTCAAGGAAGTTCACATACGCACCACCGCGCGAGGAGCCGACATTCTCAGCGACCCGAGCAAGTACGATCCTCGGTCGAAGGAGACTGCCGATCACTCGCTGCCGTATTGCATCGCTGCCGCCGTCGCCGAGCGCCAGGTCACTCCCTTGCAGTTCACGATGGAGAAGATCATGGACCCGACGATCCGCGCACAGCTAAACAAGGTAAAGGTCGTCGCCGACGCCGAGATCGAAAAGGTTTTCCCGGCCTTGCAGCGCGTCATCGTGAAGATTACGACCGTCGATGGCAAGGAATACGAGCAACAGATGGACTTCCCGAAGGGCGACCCGCGCAATCCGCTCACCGATCGCGAGATCGAGGAGAAGTTCCACGCGTTGGCCGAGCCCATCATGTCGAAGACAGCACGTCAGCGCCTCATCGACGCCATCTGGAAACTGGAAAACGCCAAGTCAGTCACCGAAGTGATGGAACTGATGAAGGCCGATCAGAAAGCGGCTGGAGCGCACTAA
- a CDS encoding HD domain-containing protein produces MTTQNATPAESRPVGIADVQRLWPELDWIQNAHIKASVTRCWQRAFELSPLTPEDLNKIPFTLLVPNCPTTFMEHKRCVVHIARRSAEAMTEFMGNALPIDMDTVIAGAILADVGKLLEYENKSGKTVQSERGELLRHPFTGVALAMECGIPDAVCHIIAAHAAEGDLVKRTTEAYIVHHADFMAYLPFKNKKF; encoded by the coding sequence TTGACTACACAGAATGCCACCCCCGCCGAGTCTCGCCCGGTCGGGATTGCCGACGTTCAGCGTCTGTGGCCAGAACTAGACTGGATCCAGAACGCACACATTAAAGCCAGTGTTACGCGTTGCTGGCAGCGGGCATTCGAATTAAGCCCCCTCACTCCTGAAGACCTCAACAAAATTCCATTCACCTTGCTCGTACCCAATTGCCCCACGACCTTCATGGAACACAAGCGCTGCGTCGTGCACATCGCGCGCCGCTCGGCGGAAGCGATGACTGAGTTCATGGGCAACGCACTACCTATCGACATGGACACCGTCATTGCGGGCGCAATTCTCGCCGACGTCGGCAAGCTCCTCGAGTACGAGAACAAAAGCGGCAAAACCGTGCAGAGCGAACGTGGCGAACTGCTGCGTCATCCTTTCACCGGCGTAGCTCTTGCGATGGAGTGCGGCATACCAGATGCGGTCTGCCACATCATTGCCGCGCACGCTGCCGAAGGTGATCTCGTGAAGCGGACGACAGAGGCTTACATCGTGCATCATGCCGATTTCATGGCTTATCTGCCGTTCAAGAACAAGAAGTTCTAG
- a CDS encoding AMP-binding protein: MADSLLSIIDRFHRLGAERAYVYRRGYRTVRWSYRDVANAAHQFARELESRDIGKGDRVFLWGENCAEWVAVFFGCVLRGAVVVPMDRVAAPSFAFSVVDQVSARLLVCSRELAAHAASHPTLVLEDLAQSIAHHDSAAYPSPEILRTDPLEIVFTSGTTADPKGVVISHGNVLANLEPLEREIARYVKYERIVHPLRFLNLLPLSHVFGQFLGLFVPQALAATVVFHDSLNPSEVIKTVRSERISVVVTVPRLLESLRHKIERELEDEGRLDAFRRDFARADGQHFLLRWWHFRKLHFLFGWKFWAFVSGGAALDEDTERFWSRLSFAVVQGYGLTETTSLISVNHPFHMGRHSIGKVLPGRELKLDPATGEILVRGGSVATAYWHGRELKPVSRGARHSDAPSGGAHQQAGTSVPLREAKVDLAAGLQSDTDVLSAGATLGRETPLGGAGQQERTTPLGGAGLQPCIDAGREQGALAPEVTPEQNAEVEWFRTGDLGALDEQGNLYFKGRKKNVIVTPAGMNVYPEDLEAALRKQPEVKDAVVIALPLEGNAEPCAVLVLSQQRSGNIVEDNIQDNVVQEIVRRANQHLAEYQQVRRWLIWPEEDFPRTPTQKPKTGVVEQYAREYFASLQSAEAAHVATPAGGVSELIERITRRRIGELPPDARLESDLNLSSIDRVELMSAIEDRYQVDLNETSVSNATTVADLERLMHQVSPAQATSSSTKPDLVRATRYRYPSWSQRWPVPWIRTAIYHAITWPATVILAKPHIVGRKNVSAEEIAGRNGREAVGEGDCDLRGPFLIVSNHVTYVDIGFVLFAFPPHLRNRLAVAMIGERLMEMRRPPRTWNIFKRLVYQITYGLVVALFNAFPLPQKSGFQESFEYAGESADRGYSIVVFPEGRRTETGELQPFQSGVGLLATRLNLPVVPLRIDGLYEAKLRDTLFVRPNQITVRIGAPVRYSPNTAPDTIAGDLERRVKAL; the protein is encoded by the coding sequence ATGGCGGACAGCCTGCTCTCGATCATCGACCGCTTCCACCGGCTCGGAGCCGAGCGCGCCTATGTCTACCGTCGCGGCTATCGCACCGTCCGCTGGTCATATCGCGACGTCGCCAACGCAGCGCACCAGTTCGCCAGAGAGCTCGAATCTCGTGATATAGGCAAAGGTGATCGCGTCTTTCTTTGGGGCGAGAACTGCGCCGAGTGGGTCGCGGTTTTCTTTGGATGCGTACTTCGGGGCGCGGTCGTCGTTCCCATGGACCGGGTTGCCGCCCCCAGCTTCGCGTTCAGTGTGGTCGATCAGGTTAGCGCCAGGCTGCTGGTGTGCTCGCGCGAACTCGCCGCCCACGCTGCATCTCACCCGACACTTGTTCTCGAAGACCTCGCGCAATCCATCGCACACCACGACAGTGCCGCTTATCCGTCCCCCGAGATTCTCCGCACCGACCCGCTTGAGATCGTCTTCACCTCCGGTACCACTGCCGATCCAAAGGGCGTTGTTATCTCGCATGGAAATGTACTTGCCAACCTCGAACCGCTCGAACGCGAAATCGCCAGGTATGTTAAGTACGAGCGCATCGTGCATCCCTTGCGCTTCCTTAACCTTCTCCCCCTAAGCCACGTCTTCGGGCAGTTCCTCGGACTGTTTGTCCCACAAGCGCTTGCCGCCACCGTCGTTTTCCACGATTCGCTGAATCCCTCCGAGGTAATCAAGACCGTTCGCAGCGAGCGCATTTCGGTTGTCGTGACCGTCCCGCGTCTGCTTGAATCTTTGCGCCACAAGATTGAGCGTGAGCTCGAAGACGAAGGCCGCCTCGATGCATTCCGCCGCGACTTCGCCCGCGCAGATGGACAGCACTTCCTGCTGCGCTGGTGGCACTTCCGCAAGTTGCACTTCTTATTTGGATGGAAGTTCTGGGCCTTCGTTTCCGGGGGCGCAGCCCTCGACGAAGATACCGAACGTTTCTGGTCCCGCCTATCTTTTGCGGTGGTACAAGGCTACGGGCTCACCGAGACCACGTCGCTCATCAGCGTCAACCATCCATTCCATATGGGGCGCCATTCCATCGGCAAGGTTCTCCCCGGCCGCGAGCTCAAACTAGACCCCGCGACAGGCGAAATATTGGTGCGAGGTGGAAGCGTAGCTACGGCTTACTGGCACGGAAGGGAATTGAAGCCTGTCTCGCGTGGAGCGCGACATTCGGATGCGCCCTCAGGTGGAGCACATCAACAGGCGGGAACAAGCGTGCCCTTGAGGGAAGCAAAGGTTGACCTGGCAGCTGGGCTTCAGTCGGACACGGACGTACTCTCGGCTGGAGCAACGCTTGGCCGAGAGACGCCTTTGGGTGGAGCAGGGCAGCAGGAAAGAACAACGCCTTTGGGTGGAGCAGGACTTCAGCCCTGCATTGACGCAGGACGAGAACAAGGGGCTTTAGCCCCTGAGGTTACTCCGGAGCAGAATGCGGAGGTTGAGTGGTTTCGCACTGGAGACCTCGGCGCACTCGACGAGCAAGGCAATTTGTATTTCAAAGGTCGCAAGAAGAACGTCATCGTCACACCCGCCGGCATGAACGTCTATCCTGAAGACCTCGAAGCGGCGCTGCGCAAGCAGCCCGAAGTGAAGGACGCCGTCGTCATCGCTCTGCCACTTGAAGGCAATGCCGAGCCATGCGCAGTCCTGGTTCTGAGCCAGCAACGCTCTGGCAACATTGTTGAAGACAATATTCAAGACAATGTTGTTCAAGAGATCGTACGGCGCGCAAATCAGCACCTGGCGGAATACCAGCAGGTTCGTCGCTGGCTCATCTGGCCCGAAGAAGATTTTCCGCGCACCCCTACTCAGAAGCCAAAAACCGGCGTGGTTGAGCAATACGCTCGCGAGTACTTCGCTTCGCTACAAAGCGCCGAAGCTGCCCACGTGGCTACGCCTGCGGGCGGCGTCTCCGAGTTGATCGAGCGCATCACTCGACGTCGTATCGGCGAACTCCCGCCGGACGCCCGCCTGGAGTCCGATCTCAACCTCAGCTCCATCGATCGCGTCGAACTCATGAGCGCTATCGAAGATCGTTACCAGGTCGATCTCAACGAAACCTCGGTTTCCAACGCCACCACGGTCGCTGATCTAGAACGCTTGATGCACCAGGTGTCACCCGCACAGGCGACCAGTTCATCCACCAAGCCTGATCTTGTCCGCGCCACTCGCTATCGTTATCCAAGCTGGTCACAGCGCTGGCCTGTACCCTGGATTCGCACGGCCATCTACCACGCGATCACCTGGCCCGCCACCGTTATCTTGGCAAAGCCGCACATTGTCGGAAGAAAGAATGTTTCAGCTGAAGAGATTGCAGGCAGGAACGGAAGAGAAGCCGTTGGAGAAGGCGATTGTGATCTCCGCGGCCCGTTTCTTATCGTTTCCAATCACGTCACGTACGTCGATATAGGGTTTGTGCTCTTCGCTTTCCCGCCTCACCTGCGCAACCGCCTGGCCGTGGCCATGATCGGAGAACGTCTCATGGAGATGCGCCGCCCGCCTCGCACGTGGAACATCTTCAAGCGCCTCGTCTACCAGATTACTTACGGCCTGGTCGTGGCGCTCTTTAATGCCTTTCCTCTTCCTCAGAAGAGCGGCTTCCAGGAAAGCTTTGAATATGCGGGCGAATCCGCGGACCGCGGGTACAGCATCGTTGTCTTTCCCGAAGGCCGCCGCACCGAAACCGGCGAGCTCCAGCCTTTCCAGTCCGGCGTCGGACTCCTCGCTACGCGCCTCAATCTTCCTGTCGTCCCTCTGCGTATTGATGGCCTCTACGAAGCCAAGCTCCGCGACACGCTTTTCGTGCGTCCCAACCAAATCACAGTCCGCATCGGAGCGCCGGTTCGCTACTCGCCGAACACCGCACCGGATACCATCGCCGGTGACCTGGAACGCCGGGTAAAAGCCCTCTGA